Genomic segment of Oleidesulfovibrio alaskensis DSM 16109:
CCTAATCTATATCAATGCCTGACCAATTTTTCCCTCATATTTTCCTTTCCGGCACAGCTGAGGCCTCTTCCTTTACAAGTACATCCTCATGGGGACCCAAGCCCCGACTTCGTGAAAGGGACAGACGCCAACATGGCGAATATATTACCAGAAAACTGGATCAAGTCTGGACTGCAGCAAAAGAACAGCGAGAAGCACGTACAGCTGTAGCCTTACCGACAAAGCAGGGGACTTACCTAGAGTTTGAGAGTGCTCCTGGCTTTGATCTGAAGACAGAGAGTCTTGAAAGTCGCATGAAGGGAATTCGCCTTCTTAATATTAGAACTGTACAAGAAAAATTAGGGGAAGTGGGTCAACCTCCTGCCCCTGTCACAAGAGCTACGGTTTACATCCCATCCGGAGAAGAAAATTTTTTTCTTGAGCGTGTTGAGCAGTACCTCAGTAAAGACACCCCTAAGGGGAAACCACAGAACGCTCCTTTGATAGATGGAATCGAAGATATTCGGCTCGCTCTAATCGAGTCGCTGTGGACGGATGCTCCCTCTATGATGCCAGATCAAGAGCCTGTGTGGTGCGAGGTTTGGCTCAGAGGCGACGATCCCCAAGTTGAGGAAAGTGCTAGGGCTGTATTTAGGGAATTTGATCTTCCGCAGCAGCATGGCGCATTGAAATTCCCTGAGCGCACTGTGGTCTTAGTGAAAGCTAATCGGGAGCAGCTCGCATCACTTATGCATGCCTGCGACGAACTCGCCGAATTCCGTTGCGCAAAAGAGACATCCTCCTTTTTTCTGGAACTGGAAAATGCTGAGCAGCAGGAATGGATTGCTGACCTTATCAGACGTCTTGAACCTGAAATGGATCCAAGTGTGTCTGTCTGTGTTCTTGATACCGGAGCAAACAACGGCCATCAATTGCTGGCCCCGTTGTTAAATGATCAAGACTGTCATACCTGTGTCCCCGCATGGGGGGTGGATGATCACAACGGTCACGGTACTCTCATGTGTGGTCTTGCAGGCTATGGAGACTTGAATCAGGCGCTGGTAACCGACGGAAGAATAGTTATTCCGTATTGTCTCGAATCAGTAAAAATTCTCCCGCCTGTAGGGAACAACGACCCCAATCTATACGGATATATCACATCACAAGCTACCAGCAGAGCCGAGATCCAAGCTCCCTATCGAAAGCGCTGCCTGTGTATGGCTGTAACATCGATAGATGGTAGAGATATGGGGCGACCGTCCTCTTGGTCCGCTGCGATTGATGCTTTGTCCGCTGGAATGTCTGTCAGCCAGTTGGCTCCTGGAGCTAGCTCAGATGGGAATGATGATGAAGCCGAAAGGCGGCTTTTCATTATTTCGGCAGGAAATGTTGAAGGACAGGCGGAATGGCAGGCTTATCCTGACAGCAATCTGACGAATTCCGTCCACGATCCAGCGCAATCATGGAATGCCCTTGTTGTAGGTGCATATACTGAAAAAGTTGTCATCAAAGACCCTACGCTTGCGGGGCACACCCCCCTGGCAGCTAGCGGCAGTCTCTCCCCTTACAGCACCACATCTTTGATTTGGGAGCGCAAGTGGCCGGTGAAGCCTGATATCGTCATGGAAGGCGGTAACGTTGTAAAAGCGCCTGACGGCTTTTGCTCTGAGTGTGAAGACACAGCGCTTCTCTCGCTAAGCCACAGACCTACCCGAAAACAATTTGACTGGGTCAATGCCACAAGTGCTGCCGCTGCGCAGGCAGGATGGCTTGCAGCGCATCTTCAAGCCGCTTATCCGCAAGCATGGCCCGAGACCATACGGGGTCTGATTGTGCATTCAGCCGGGTGGACGGACAATATGAGAAAAGACTTTCTCAACTCCGAAAGCAAAACAGATTATGCACGACTGATGAGAGTTTGTGGATATGGCGTCCCCGATCCATACCGGGCGTTTCACTGTGCAGCAAACAGCCTTACTTTGATTGCGCAGGAATATCTCCAGCCCTACGGCAAGAAAACAGCAGGTTCTGGTTATTGTACAAAAGACATGCACCTTCACGATCTGCCTTGGCCCAAGGACGTATTGCAGGAGCTCGGTGAAACAGAAGTCACTTTGCGGATAACCCTTTCATATTTTGTTGAGCCTGGGCCGGGGGAAATTGGGTGGAAAGATCGCTACAGATACGCCTCCCACGCCTTAAGATTTGACCTAAACAACACTACGGAAAGCAAAAGTGAATTTCTTATCCGAATGAATGCTGCTGCCCGAGAAGAAGATCAAAAGCCGGAAACAGAGAGTGGGAGCGAGAGGTGGCTTATTGGCAAGAATGGTCGCTCCCTCGGCTCTATTCATTCTGATATTTGGACAGGCTCTGCCGTCGAACTGGCAGCTTGCAACTTGGTGGGGGTTTATCCGGTAATTGGATGGTGGAGAGAACGTCCTTGGCTCGGTCGTTGGAGTCAGCAAACGAGATACTCCCTCATTGTTTCACTTCATGCACCTGAACAGCATCTTGAACATGCGATTGATATTTATACCCCCGTCGTCAATAAAATTGCAGTGAAGATTAGCACGTAGCCCCTTGCCAATAGGCTAAAAAGTTTTTGCTTTAAAAAGCTCCATATTAAATTACCAGCCCAGAATAATGCCCAAGAGGTCCTGGGCCAAGCTAACGAGAGCCATATATGCCGCTTAAGAAAGTTAGAATAGAAAAGACCACAAGGCCCTATAAGCACTCTGAGACCATGTCCATGCGGCCCGATGTGGGGACGCAGACGCAGTTTCGCAAGAAGCGCGGCCCCAAGACCTACCTCTATGACTCCTCCTTAGCTCCGTCTATGAACTGGGACGAAGGTTCAGCAAGGGGGTATGGCGAATGGCTCATCCAGTGCATCGAGGATGCGGCGCGGGAAGAGAACCTCGCATTCGATTCCCCACGTGAATTCAAGCGGGGCTGCGATATCATCAGAGTCTATGGCCTGCGTGACGCTGTGCAGCTTCTCAAAGGCATAAGCAAGCCATTCCTTGAATGGACAGGCAAGGCCGAGCGGCTTTCTTTCGATGTTCCCACACTGCCGCTTTTCGTCCACGAACGTCTTTCCACCAAAGCGATCATTGAGACCCTCAAGGTACACCGGAAAGACAAGGGCGTGGTTCAGGGCAACCTGATGGACTTCTTCAACGAGCCGGACTTGTCTGCCGTGGACAAGGTGCTCAAGTCCTATGAGTATCAGGATCAGTGGGTGAACCGTATGATCCTGGGCGACTCCCTTGTGGTCATGAACTCGCTGCTCGAATATGAGTCCATGGGCGGTAAGGTGCAGATGATCTATATGGATCCGCCGTACGGCGTGAAGTTTGGTTCCAACTTCCAGCCGTTCGTCAAGAGTAACGATGTAAAGGACAACAGCGATGACGACATGACTCGCGAGCCGGAAATGGTGAAAGCGTATCGCGATACATGGGAGTTAGGCCTTCACTCGTACTTGACGTACATGCGCGATCGGTTGTTGTTAACGCAAGAGCTACTTACTGAGTCTGGCTCGGTATTTGTCCAAATTTCAGATGAAAATATACACCACGTTAGGCAATTATTGGACGAAGTCTTTGGAGCAGAGAATTTTGTTTCTCAAATCAGTTTTCAAACAACATCTGGATTTGAAACGAATACTATAGCTACGCTAGGAGATTTTTTGTTGTGGTATGCCAAAGACAAGCAAAAAGTGAAGGTAAACAAGTTATTCTTGCCTCAGGCCGCTACTATCGGTGAAGGTAACGCCAGATGGGTTTTGCTAGAAGACGGGACGTATCGTGGTGTAACCGCAGCAGAGATAAGAGGGGAACAGGCATTGTCGGGGGGAAGCAAACTCTACTCCCCAGGAGATTTACAGTCACAAGGGGCTTCAAAGAATCCCCAACCTTTCGAGTATGATGGAAAAACTTATTATCCGAATGCAAATGCTCATTGGAAGGCAAATTATCCAGAAGGGATGGAGAGGTTAGCACAGGCCGGTAGAATCCATGTTGCGAAAAGCAGTTTAAGGTTTAGACGTTTTCATTCAGATTTTCCGTTTAAAGAAATTGGTAATATTTGGACTGACACAATTACTGGTAGTTTCACAGAGAAAAAGAAATACGTCGTCCAGACAAACACAAAAGTTATTCAGAGATGTTTGCTGTTGACAACTGATCCTGGTGACCTTGTTTTTGATCCAACTTGTGGAAGTGGCACAACTGCACTTGTGTCTGAGCTGTGGGGGCGGCGGTGGATTACGGCGGATGTCAGCCGTGTCCCCCTAGCTTTGGCAAAACAACGACTTCTCACTTCAACATTTCCTTGGTTTGAGCTTCGAGATAATGCATCCGGGCCGAGTGGCGGTTTTGTGTACGAACGCAAGCAAAACGCCAAAGGCGAAGAAATTGGGGGGATAGTCCCTCACATCACTTTGAAATCAATTGCGAATAATGAGCCGCCAAGTGAGAAAGTTCTCGTCGATAAGCCAAATGAAGAAAATGGTATCACTCGTGTCTGTGGTCCCTTCTGCTTCGAGGCATCAATCCCGACCCCCGTGGATTGGGAAGGCGATGGTGAAGAAGACAGTTGTCCCGCTATCGCGGAATCCCACACGTCCTTCGTCGAGCGCATGCTTGAAGTTCTTCGTAAAAGTCCGGTGCTGCATCTCAGAGGCGGGAAAACTGTTACCCTCGAACAGGTAAGGCAACCGGCCAAGGCACTTAACCTCTCTGCAGAGGGTTTGGCAAAGAATGGTGGCGATGAACGGAAGCCGGTCGCCTTAGTCTTTGGCCCTGAGAACGGAGCCGTGAGCGAAAAGCTCGTTGCCGAGGCGGCACGGGAGTCCTACCAAAAGAGTTACCACCACTTGTACGTTATCGGCTTCGCCATTGAGCCTAAGGCGCGAGAGTTCATCGAGCATTGCGAAGTCGTAAGCAGTATCCCGGCTACTTATGTCCAGGCAACCCCGGACATCCTCATGGGCGACTTGCTCAAGAACATGCGTTCCAGCCAGATTTTTTCTGTGTGCGGCCTGCCGGATGTGGAGGTTTACGACAGAGGCAAGGGTAAGTTCCAGGTGGAGCTTCTCGGCCTCGACACGTTCGACCCGGCAACCATGGAGTCGGACCACCGTAAGGGCAACGATGTTCCGGCATGGTTCCTTGATACCAATTACAACGACTCCTGTTTCCATGTGTGTCAGGCGTTCTTCCCCCGCACCAATGCTTGGGACAGCCTCAAGAAAGCACTCAAGGCCGATTACGACGCAAGCGTGTGGAAGCACCTTGCTGGCACCAAGTCTATTCCCTTTGATGCACCAGAGACCGGCAAGATCGCCGTCAAGGTCATCGACGACCGAGGCAACGAGTTGCTGGTGGTGAAAGAAGTCGAAGGAGCGGCATAATGGGCAGCTTCGAAGTCGACAGTCCGATTATTTGCTCCCCGTTTGAGGAACCTGTGGAGCACTGGCTTCTCAAGGAAGGCGAGGAGCCGCAGCGCATCAAGGGGCGGCGGCCTCCGCTGCTCTTCTCTCCCCGCGACCAAAAGAATCCTTGGGAAGAGAATGAAATCATTAGGCAGAGCAAGGCGTATGCTCCGGCGTACGAGTTGTTCATGGTCGCCCGGATTCGCGATGCTGTGAAGCGGTGGCGCGAAGAAGGCTATCCTGGCGTCACCAGAACAACCCTCGATCTGCTGAAATACTGGAGCAGAAAGGGGAGAGAGTTCCGGTTGTTTTTCGCGCAGATGGAAGCGGCGGAAGTCGTCATTTTTCTCAACGAGGCACGGCAGGACTTCCTTCAAGGCATCAATGTCCCCATTGATGACGTGAATGAGAACCAGAAGCGCG
This window contains:
- a CDS encoding S8 family peptidase: MKGIRLLNIRTVQEKLGEVGQPPAPVTRATVYIPSGEENFFLERVEQYLSKDTPKGKPQNAPLIDGIEDIRLALIESLWTDAPSMMPDQEPVWCEVWLRGDDPQVEESARAVFREFDLPQQHGALKFPERTVVLVKANREQLASLMHACDELAEFRCAKETSSFFLELENAEQQEWIADLIRRLEPEMDPSVSVCVLDTGANNGHQLLAPLLNDQDCHTCVPAWGVDDHNGHGTLMCGLAGYGDLNQALVTDGRIVIPYCLESVKILPPVGNNDPNLYGYITSQATSRAEIQAPYRKRCLCMAVTSIDGRDMGRPSSWSAAIDALSAGMSVSQLAPGASSDGNDDEAERRLFIISAGNVEGQAEWQAYPDSNLTNSVHDPAQSWNALVVGAYTEKVVIKDPTLAGHTPLAASGSLSPYSTTSLIWERKWPVKPDIVMEGGNVVKAPDGFCSECEDTALLSLSHRPTRKQFDWVNATSAAAAQAGWLAAHLQAAYPQAWPETIRGLIVHSAGWTDNMRKDFLNSESKTDYARLMRVCGYGVPDPYRAFHCAANSLTLIAQEYLQPYGKKTAGSGYCTKDMHLHDLPWPKDVLQELGETEVTLRITLSYFVEPGPGEIGWKDRYRYASHALRFDLNNTTESKSEFLIRMNAAAREEDQKPETESGSERWLIGKNGRSLGSIHSDIWTGSAVELAACNLVGVYPVIGWWRERPWLGRWSQQTRYSLIVSLHAPEQHLEHAIDIYTPVVNKIAVKIST
- a CDS encoding site-specific DNA-methyltransferase yields the protein MPLKKVRIEKTTRPYKHSETMSMRPDVGTQTQFRKKRGPKTYLYDSSLAPSMNWDEGSARGYGEWLIQCIEDAAREENLAFDSPREFKRGCDIIRVYGLRDAVQLLKGISKPFLEWTGKAERLSFDVPTLPLFVHERLSTKAIIETLKVHRKDKGVVQGNLMDFFNEPDLSAVDKVLKSYEYQDQWVNRMILGDSLVVMNSLLEYESMGGKVQMIYMDPPYGVKFGSNFQPFVKSNDVKDNSDDDMTREPEMVKAYRDTWELGLHSYLTYMRDRLLLTQELLTESGSVFVQISDENIHHVRQLLDEVFGAENFVSQISFQTTSGFETNTIATLGDFLLWYAKDKQKVKVNKLFLPQAATIGEGNARWVLLEDGTYRGVTAAEIRGEQALSGGSKLYSPGDLQSQGASKNPQPFEYDGKTYYPNANAHWKANYPEGMERLAQAGRIHVAKSSLRFRRFHSDFPFKEIGNIWTDTITGSFTEKKKYVVQTNTKVIQRCLLLTTDPGDLVFDPTCGSGTTALVSELWGRRWITADVSRVPLALAKQRLLTSTFPWFELRDNASGPSGGFVYERKQNAKGEEIGGIVPHITLKSIANNEPPSEKVLVDKPNEENGITRVCGPFCFEASIPTPVDWEGDGEEDSCPAIAESHTSFVERMLEVLRKSPVLHLRGGKTVTLEQVRQPAKALNLSAEGLAKNGGDERKPVALVFGPENGAVSEKLVAEAARESYQKSYHHLYVIGFAIEPKAREFIEHCEVVSSIPATYVQATPDILMGDLLKNMRSSQIFSVCGLPDVEVYDRGKGKFQVELLGLDTFDPATMESDHRKGNDVPAWFLDTNYNDSCFHVCQAFFPRTNAWDSLKKALKADYDASVWKHLAGTKSIPFDAPETGKIAVKVIDDRGNELLVVKEVEGAA